One Calonectris borealis chromosome 15, bCalBor7.hap1.2, whole genome shotgun sequence DNA segment encodes these proteins:
- the SHROOM1 gene encoding protein Shroom1, whose product MASSGNEIERWTHRQGGRIGELVEPVTSPENGNRLSPVKLIGSVDHLLHLPGRVDSAYSSFSGGSNVPEYPAPSCYGENCCLPPEQVPYMDSEYVRGIYNLSAANADLRCLHPCKAPDLSIHNSHSMSLAERCESTSTRGTLNQGPLPLAAPPPSPPMRLDSYKVTRHLENSRGRRNSGSHSECSVQPAPCVQDNHLADRDVPWSQRRDEITEQDIVAARRKTLENKGLSFCDSTNEVPISKIQGLKTEENGEWSPSQKPIKRSNPHIFRRPSSFIFQEYLKTDSVANVPKILSACNSVHAYKIPEEMNSRSYHPVHTNPSTVNDTQEDKQYPCSVRKPTFREADLQSAVPEPSQQCPLRAELHSDLDQDVFEESCDLKYMENALLIKNASRKLDSCTDENHCYDSEGKIGIDVREPLLNQQAKMQRSSLSYSYDTVEVEHPRCEESDQGNKQCYDNTNQMSFFRPKEDSTSQFLHEVKKEKQANNNSPDPSTHLEEEEPPVRKYQPEFQKQLLRPHRDDLAGEQITRQTTPMLYYLSAGKTTNILHHNKLTQCQEDSGSSPKEFPASSYSASARCLERQRESNQLQRTNHHHQCSADDLLLETEDLILGSPASSTDESFKNDYREKLKVAQKKVLRETSFKRKDLQMSLPIRLRQKPSKRPSIEHLRSFSLSSASEDAKPVPCSPSHLESLESFSRDEEIKRPQTGRIGGRKRVTKEQKKLCYSEPEKLDQLADKEVPWSQVRDETTEQDIVAARRRTLENRGRALSSSSISRTELKQIQHTALIEYMERKINQRPGSSQHLPLHKPPLQKRLSHPKWPPGKVSNPNGSRKVQNNEVFCQVFSKEKSPDVFPPLAFVPPLSVTSRCDPSSDAAGAATLKHDPSPNEADGSCAGKCASAESLPQAEAPASGRARERSKSTPPSTQDTYRSAGGAAAPSRRCESCLSTPSFCDPEKDGCKNHEYKDNDIIGPACCQDTKELTPETSIPIPRSGSKEDAQVEEECRPKSLNGNALIKCPEQQPAPPQEQVTYCHASLAQPHHGDEDTAKGLVAKDTSVRNSQGDIFPERERNLPKRRLQSPEDQRYEELAMEIIAKDNSLVDILMPHPVRKTALDLMEGLFPVNISMLDKSHRKKGDIQHAQENNRKSSKDATEECPVSEHNSKQRSEDPTSKGNQILSRSRDSTNDLDDITSKKLELISSLRSKLQTLWEERELVLSEARECAERGEELEAMVQDVCKPNEFERYMMFIGDLEKVVSLLLCLSSRLARVQNAMRRINGNTDAEEKQSLNERHKLLSRQREDAKDLKENLDRRERVVSGILAKYLTDQQLQDYRRFVQVKTSLLIEQKDLEEQIKFFEEQLENLEKSIPL is encoded by the exons ATGGCTTCATCTGGGAATGAGATAGAAAGATGGACTCACAGGCAAGGTGGCAGAATTGGAGAGCTGGTAGAGCCTGTGACCTCTCCTGAAAATGGTAATCGGCTTTCACCAGTGAAGTTGATCGGCAGTGTGGATCATCTCTTGCACCTCCCTGGAAGAGTAGACTCTGCTTACAGCTCTTTCTCAGGGGGATCAAATGTTCCCGAGTATCCCGCCCCATCGTGCTATGGTGAAAACTGCTGTTTGCCTCCAGAGCAGGTACCGTACATGGACTCAGAATATGTAAGAGGTATTTATAATCTCAGTGCAGCAAACGCTGACCTTAGATGCCTGCATCCATGCAAGGCACCAGACCTGAGCATCCATAACTCTCACAGCATGAGTCTCGCTGAACGCTGTGAAAGCACTTCTACCCGAGGGACTTTAAATCAGGGACCGCTGCCTCTGGCTGcacctccaccttctcctcccaTGCGACTCGATAGCTATAAAGTCACTAGACACCTTGAAAACTCAAGAGGGAGACGCAACTCTGGAAGTCACAGTGAGTGTAGCGTGCAGCCAGCTCCTTGCGTGCAGGACAATCACCTAGCAGATAGGGACGTACCATGGAGTCAACGCAGGGATGAAATTACTGAGCAAGATATAGTGGCTGCTAGGAGAAAGACTCTGGAAAACAAGGGCCTTTCTTTTTGTGATTCTACAAATGAGGTACCTATATCAAAAATTCAGGGGCTAAAGACGGAGGAAAATGGAGAGTGGAGCCCATCCCAAAAACCTATAAAGAGAAGCAATCCACACATTTTCAGGAGAccttcttcattcatttttcaagAATATTTAAAGACTGACTCTGTGGCTAATGTCCCTAAAATACTTTCTGCTTGTAATTCAGTACATGCTTATAAAATTCCTGAAGAGATGAACTCCAGGTCCTATCACCCCGTGCATACCAACCCTAGCACTGTTAATGATACACAAGAAGACAAACAGTATCCCTGCAGTGTACGTAAGCCAACTTTCAGAGAAGCAGATCTGCAAAGCGCAGTGCCAGAACCCAGCCAACAGTGCCCACTCCGTGCCGAGTTGCATTCAGACTTGGATCAAGATGTGTTTGAGGAAAGTTGTGACTTAAAATATATGGAGAATGCTCTTCTAATTAAAAATGCTTCCAGGAAGCTGGATAGTTGTACAGATGAAAATCACTGCTATGACTCTGAAGGAAAAATTGGGATTGATGTTAGGGAACCACTCCTGAATCAGCAAGCCAAAATGCAGAGATCATCACTGTCCTACAGCTACGATACTGTAGAAGTGGAACACCCTCGCTGTGAGGAGTCAGATCAGGGAAATAAGCAATGCTATGACAATACTAACCAAATGTCTTTTTTCAGACCAAAGGAAGATTCCACATCTCAGTTTTTACATGaagtcaagaaagaaaaacaggctAATAACAACAGTCCTGACCCTAGCACTCATCTAGAAGAAGAGGAGCCTCCTGTTCGGAAATATCAACCTGAATTTCAAAAACAGCTCTTAAGACCGCATCGGGATGATCTTGCTGGTGAACAAATAACCAGACAGACGACTCCCATGCTTTACTATCTTTCTGCGGGGAAAACCACCAACATCCTGCACCACAACAAGCTCACCCAATGTCAGGAGGACTCAGGGAGCTCACCAAAAGAATTTCCAGCAAGCAGCTACTCTGCCTCAGCACGGTGCCTAGAGAGACAAAGGGAAAGCAATCAGCTTCAAAGgaccaaccaccaccaccagtgcagtGCTGATGATCTCCTGCTCGAGACTGAAGATCTCATTCTCGGGAGTCCTGCTTCATCCACTGATGAGAGTTTCAAGAACGACTATAGAGAGAAACTTAAAGTGGCTCAGAAAAAGGTTCTGAGAGAAAcctcctttaaaagaaaagacttaCAGATGAGTTTGCCCATTAGACTCAGACAGAAACCCTCTAAAAGACCTTCAATTGAACACCTTAGGTCTTTCTCGTTATCCAGTGCAAGCGAGGATGCTAAACCTGTTCCTTGTTCCCCTTCTCATCTAGAATCCTTGGAAAGTTTCAGTAGAGATGAAGAAATTAAGAGGCCACAAACAGGTCGAatagggggaaggaaaagggtaaCAAAGGAGCAAAAGAAACTGTGTTATTCTGAACCTGAGAAACTCGATCAGCTGGCAGATAAGGAAGTACCATGGAGTCAAGTCAGGGATGAAACCACTGAGCAAGATATAGTGGCAGCTAGGAGAAGGACTCTGGAAAACAGAGGGAGGGCACTTTCCAGTTCAAGTATCTCCAGGACAGAGCTGAAACAAATCCAGCATACTGCACTTATCGAATACATGGAACGAAAGATTAATCAAAGACCAGGTAGTTCACAACACCTCCCGCTGCATAAGCCACCCCTGCAGAAGAGGCTGTCGCATCCCAAATGGCCTCCTGGCAAGGTTTCCAATCCAAACGGGAGCAGGAAGGTGCAAAACAATGAGGTTTTCTGCCAagttttctctaaagaaaaatcgccagatgtttttcctcctttggctTTTGTTCCACCGCTGAGCGTGACCAGCAGGTGCGATCCCAGCTCCGATGCTGCTGGTGCAGCGACCTTGAAGCACGACCCGTCTCCCAACGAAGCAGACGGGAGCTGCGCCGGCAAGTGTGCATCAGCTGAAAGTCTCCCGCAGGCAGAGGCTCCTGCATCTGGGAGAGCTCGCGAGAGATCAAAATCTACTCCTCCTTCCACACAG GACACTTACAGAAGTGCCGGTGGAGCAGCGGCACCGTCTCGGCGTTGCGAGAGCTGTCTCAGCACCCCCAG TTTCTGTGATCCTGAGAAAGATGGATGTAAGAATCATGAATATAAAGACAATGACATAATTGGACCTGCGTGTTGTCAGGATACTAAGGAGCTGACTCCCGAAACCTCTATTCCTATCCCAAGAAGTGGAAGCAAGGAAGATGCTCAGGTGGAGGAGGAATGCAGACCGAAATCTCTGAATGGCAATGCTTTAATAAAGTGTCCAGAGCAGCAGCCTGCACCTCCTCAGGAGCAAGTAACATACTGCCACGCATCGTTAGCTCAGCCTCACCACGGAGACGAAGATACAGCCAAAGGTTTAGTTGCAAAGGACACGTCTGTGCGCAATAGCCAAGGTGATATTTTCCCCGAGAGAGAGAGGAATCTGCCCAAAAGGAGACTGCAGTCTCCTGAAGACCAGCGATACGAGGAACTTGCTATGGAGATCATTGCCAAAGACAATTCTCTGGTTGATATTCTCATGCCTCATCCTGTTAGAAAAACTGCTCTAGACCTGATGGAGGGTCTTTTTCCTGTTAACATTTCCATGCTGGATAAATCACACAGAAAAAAGGGAGACATACAGCATGCACAGGAGAATAA CAGGAAAAGTAGTAAAGATGCAACAGAAGAATGTCCTGTATCTGAACACAACTCCAAGCAAAGGAGCGAAGATCCTACCTCTAAGGGAAACCAAATCCTGAGTAGGAGCAGAGACAGCACAAACGACCTAGATGACATCACGTCTAAAAAA ctggAACTCATCTCCAGCCTCCGGTCAAAGCTGCAGACCCTGTGGGAGGAAAGGGAGCTCGTCCTCTCTGAAGCCAGGGAATGCGCCGAGCGAGGCGAGGAGCTGGAGGCAATGGTGCAGGACGTCTGCAAGCCCAATGAGTTTGAGCGCTACATGATGTTCATTGGCGACCTGGAGAAGGTTGTGAGCCTCTTGCTCTGCTTGTCCAGCCGCCTTGCCCGAGTCCAAAATGCCATGAGGAGGATCAATGGCAATACAGATGCTGAGGAGAAG